A region of Marnyiella aurantia DNA encodes the following proteins:
- a CDS encoding dialkylrecorsinol condensing enzyme DarA, with amino-acid sequence MPKKILVTYYSQTGQLEEIMKNIAGAFQNRSDFEITYYEIKLKEDFEFPWKPEVFYDTFPESYLQVPREIIPPSEEILNKKYDLILFGYQVWFLTPSIPVISFLKSEFAERLMANTPVVTVSATRNMWMLSQDKLKVHLNRLQAQLVGNIALVDRHDNYTSVITILNWMQTGNKEQKKPLPPAGVAQKEIDEAGKHGQIIMKYAESGSYGGMQKELVQNGAVEIRPFLIKVETVGNKLFTVFSGIISRKPQSRKFWVGVYKFYLMFAIWVVSPIVLFFYTLLTPFFYRKRKRQIEHFQGL; translated from the coding sequence ATGCCTAAGAAGATACTGGTTACCTATTATTCACAAACCGGACAGCTGGAAGAGATCATGAAGAATATTGCCGGGGCATTCCAGAACCGCAGTGATTTTGAGATTACCTACTACGAGATCAAGCTGAAGGAGGATTTTGAATTTCCCTGGAAGCCGGAGGTTTTCTATGACACCTTTCCGGAAAGCTATCTGCAGGTGCCGCGTGAAATCATTCCGCCGTCTGAGGAAATACTGAACAAGAAATATGACCTCATCCTGTTTGGTTATCAGGTATGGTTCCTTACTCCTTCAATCCCGGTGATCTCTTTCCTGAAAAGTGAATTTGCCGAAAGACTGATGGCCAACACTCCGGTGGTTACCGTTTCGGCGACGCGAAACATGTGGATGCTGTCTCAGGACAAACTTAAGGTACACTTAAACAGGCTCCAAGCCCAACTTGTAGGAAACATTGCATTGGTTGACAGGCATGATAACTACACAAGTGTGATTACCATCCTGAACTGGATGCAGACCGGCAATAAAGAACAGAAAAAACCGCTTCCGCCGGCGGGAGTAGCGCAAAAGGAAATTGACGAAGCCGGAAAACACGGCCAAATCATTATGAAATACGCTGAGAGTGGCAGCTATGGTGGAATGCAGAAAGAATTGGTACAGAACGGAGCGGTAGAGATCCGCCCTTTCCTCATTAAGGTTGAAACTGTAGGCAACAAACTCTTCACTGTATTTTCCGGAATCATCTCCAGAAAGCCCCAGAGCCGCAAATTTTGGGTTGGGGTTTACAAATTCTACCTCATGTTTGCCATTTGGGTGGTATCGCCAATTGTTTTATTTTTTTATACATTGCTGACTCCTTTCTTTTACAGGAAAAGGAAGAGACAAATTGAACACTTTCAGGGACTTTAA
- a CDS encoding ABC transporter permease, with protein sequence MEKPANINIQDFLPHREPMLMVDRILDIRKEEVITSFRIQPDNIFVDKGFFVESGLIENVAQTCSAITGQDFGDEIRNHEDPGSRVIGFITNIKKVKIHELPPIGSEIISKAHLNSQFGDICTISCMTYLEDRLLVEAEISLFIKAL encoded by the coding sequence TTGGAAAAACCCGCTAACATCAACATTCAGGACTTCCTGCCGCACCGCGAACCGATGCTGATGGTAGACCGTATTTTGGACATCCGGAAGGAAGAAGTAATTACGTCTTTCCGGATACAGCCTGATAATATTTTTGTTGATAAAGGCTTTTTTGTTGAATCAGGTCTCATTGAAAATGTAGCTCAAACCTGCTCCGCAATTACCGGCCAGGATTTTGGCGATGAGATCCGCAACCACGAAGATCCGGGCTCCAGAGTAATCGGCTTCATCACCAATATTAAAAAAGTGAAGATCCATGAATTACCGCCGATTGGAAGCGAGATTATCTCCAAAGCGCACCTTAACTCACAGTTTGGCGACATCTGCACCATTTCGTGCATGACCTATCTGGAAGACCGGTTGCTTGTGGAGGCTGAGATCAGCCTTTTCATTAAGGCGCTGTGA
- a CDS encoding beta-ketoacyl-ACP synthase III, which translates to MNQVYITRAAKYLPGNAISNDEMEDYLGYVNDTPSKARALILRNNGIKTRYYALDKNNKPTETNAEITAKAIEKLFDENFTKEDMELLTCGTTSADQIQPSHASMVHGVLKPSHSIEVNTSMGLCNAGMNALQYGFMSVKSGNSNNAVCVGSERFSAWMTADKFNHEAENLKQLEEKPIIAFKREFLRWMLSDGAGTFLLEKQPREGEVNLRIEFIDFFSYAHELEACMYAGCEKQEDGSLKSWAEYSADEWLKQSIFSLKQDTKLLGDFILKKGAQALRASFDKNNLNPDDMDYVLAHISSNYFKDGLREEFAAVGLDFPKEKWFYNLSEVGNIGAASIYIALEELMASGKLKKDEKVLLCIPESGRFAYSCALLTVM; encoded by the coding sequence ATGAATCAAGTTTATATCACAAGGGCAGCCAAGTACCTTCCGGGAAATGCAATTTCCAATGATGAAATGGAAGATTACCTGGGATATGTAAATGACACCCCTTCCAAAGCAAGGGCACTGATCTTAAGAAACAACGGCATCAAGACCAGATATTACGCACTGGACAAAAACAATAAACCTACCGAAACCAATGCTGAAATAACGGCCAAGGCGATAGAGAAACTCTTTGACGAAAACTTTACCAAGGAAGATATGGAACTTCTTACCTGTGGGACCACATCGGCAGATCAGATCCAGCCTTCACATGCTTCAATGGTTCACGGCGTTCTGAAGCCAAGTCACTCCATCGAGGTTAACACATCTATGGGACTTTGCAACGCGGGTATGAACGCTCTGCAGTATGGATTTATGTCCGTAAAGTCAGGTAATTCAAACAACGCGGTTTGTGTTGGCTCCGAAAGATTCTCGGCGTGGATGACAGCAGACAAGTTCAACCACGAGGCCGAAAACCTGAAGCAGCTGGAAGAAAAACCAATTATCGCCTTCAAAAGGGAATTCTTAAGATGGATGCTTTCCGACGGCGCTGGCACTTTCCTGCTGGAAAAACAGCCGCGTGAAGGAGAAGTGAACCTTAGAATTGAATTCATCGATTTCTTCTCCTACGCCCATGAGCTTGAAGCCTGCATGTATGCCGGTTGCGAAAAGCAGGAAGACGGCAGCCTGAAATCCTGGGCTGAATATTCGGCGGATGAATGGCTGAAGCAATCCATATTCTCGCTGAAGCAGGACACCAAACTTCTGGGAGATTTCATCCTGAAGAAAGGTGCTCAGGCGCTCAGGGCTTCATTCGACAAAAACAATCTGAATCCGGACGATATGGATTATGTGCTGGCACATATCTCTTCAAACTACTTCAAAGACGGCTTAAGAGAAGAGTTCGCGGCCGTTGGCCTGGATTTCCCAAAGGAAAAATGGTTCTACAACCTTTCTGAAGTAGGTAACATCGGTGCAGCATCAATATATATCGCGCTGGAAGAACTGATGGCTTCCGGAAAACTTAAAAAAGACGAAAAAGTACTGCTCTGCATCCCGGAAAGTGGCCGATTTGCTTATTCCTGCGCACTGTTAACCGTAATGTAA
- a CDS encoding MMPL family transporter produces MHRIFIALYYLIERNRLVAALLALSFLILGIFYASKIKFEEDISQMLPKNGKSDITAQVLSQLEFSDKIIVLINSRTNGDQLTETADAFIESLEPLSPYLKSVQGKVDEDQISETFDFAQKNIPLLLADDDYRIIEERISGDSINHRLAANYRALTAPTSLVTKEFIKKDPLGITGLGLQKLHLLGGNKDFRLQDGYIVSQDGKNILLFLEPAFGGAETKNNEVLAEKLNLLKDRLNKEFNGKTEISYFGAPLIAAANAKQIKKDIQTTVIISTAVLLLLLIFYFRNILAPVIIFIPTVFGAAAGLIFIYIIKDSISAISLSVSAILIGITIDYAIHILTHYKHKNNIEDVLKEITHPIIMSASTTAVSFLCLTFVRSEALRDLGIFASVTVMFSALFTLVLIPHLYRPRKSNVPEKKTFIDKIGAYPYEKNRPLVIICSLLIVATFFGFSHIKFNQNISDLNFVPEEIKENEKKLEKLSDITEKSIHVVSYGSTSAEAVDKNTKLLSFLKNQQKSGKILSFQSVGEVLLSEQEQKARTDRWNQFWTPERKSDVISQMKISGATQGFNSSAFTEFEEMLNRNYQPLSLDDYSNLPALQLSEFYNFKKGMHTLSTVVKVDEGQRDQFIRSVEKRNEVLAIDRQQINENFLGLLKDDFNSLINYSLIAVILIFLIFFRNIDLTVMAVIPIILSGIVTAGILYFLGLELNIFSTIVCTLIFGAGVDFNIFLTQALQKEISTGKDQLPLYRVSIILALITTVLAVGALIFAKHPALHSVSTVALVGMVAVVVISFAMYPLMFGYIRQRSQKGLMPVTVRVLLNSVFSLLIYAFGGIIFGIIAPFFSGRNQGKLKKLVASYLTMVLHTNPFVRKRVVNQTGEMFEKPAVVIANHTSSLDTLSMAMTTHKLLFFVNDWVYNSPVFGRLVRCLGFFPVSEGLEGNIDRLKEKVAQGYSLMIFPEGERSTTNSIQRFHKGAFYLAENLKLDILPVYVHGTSEVMPKGDLFIHDGSITVITGRRIAWDDVSLGVTYQHRAKKINALFREKFSELSKELEDEDYFTPKILMNYHYMEKEIVKEVRGDWKQNKKLYHELNKWIGPKDRILHISADYGQLDMLLTLQEAGRQINSYNLDVEKRDTARQSYLLQRRKIQYRDSLDHLETVPDVLLISDVSFNLDQLAVLPPRIIFLNRPEVQAPAGYATAEGKDGLTVFNIMD; encoded by the coding sequence ATGCACAGGATTTTTATTGCTTTATATTATCTGATTGAAAGGAACCGACTGGTCGCAGCACTGCTGGCCCTGTCTTTCCTCATCCTCGGTATATTTTACGCCTCAAAAATTAAATTTGAGGAAGACATCAGCCAGATGTTGCCTAAGAATGGCAAATCAGACATTACTGCTCAGGTGCTGTCGCAACTGGAGTTCAGCGATAAAATTATTGTTCTCATAAACAGCAGAACCAACGGTGACCAGCTCACTGAAACGGCAGATGCCTTCATTGAAAGCCTGGAACCCCTGAGCCCATATCTTAAATCGGTACAGGGCAAAGTGGATGAAGATCAGATTTCAGAGACCTTTGATTTTGCACAGAAGAATATTCCGCTGCTGCTGGCTGATGATGATTACCGGATTATTGAAGAAAGGATTTCGGGCGACAGTATAAACCACAGACTTGCGGCAAACTACCGTGCATTAACCGCTCCCACAAGTTTAGTCACCAAGGAATTCATTAAAAAAGATCCGTTGGGAATCACAGGTCTGGGACTGCAGAAGCTTCATCTGTTGGGTGGAAACAAGGACTTCCGCCTGCAGGACGGCTATATTGTTTCGCAAGACGGTAAAAATATCCTCCTGTTTCTGGAACCTGCCTTTGGCGGAGCTGAAACCAAAAACAATGAGGTCCTTGCAGAGAAGCTCAACCTACTCAAGGACCGGCTCAACAAAGAATTTAATGGAAAAACAGAGATCTCCTATTTTGGTGCTCCATTGATTGCCGCAGCAAACGCCAAACAGATTAAAAAAGACATTCAGACCACCGTAATAATCTCCACGGCAGTACTCCTGTTATTGCTTATCTTTTATTTCCGGAACATACTTGCACCCGTAATCATATTTATTCCTACGGTTTTCGGAGCCGCCGCCGGATTGATTTTCATTTATATAATAAAGGACAGCATATCCGCAATTTCACTAAGTGTCAGTGCGATACTGATTGGAATCACGATAGATTATGCCATCCATATTTTAACCCATTACAAGCACAAAAATAATATTGAAGATGTCCTGAAAGAGATCACTCATCCCATCATAATGAGTGCATCTACAACAGCAGTGTCATTTCTGTGTCTGACATTTGTGCGTTCTGAAGCGTTGCGCGATCTCGGAATATTTGCCAGTGTAACGGTGATGTTCTCTGCGCTTTTCACTTTGGTGCTTATCCCACATCTTTACAGGCCGCGAAAGAGCAACGTACCTGAAAAGAAAACCTTCATTGATAAAATCGGTGCGTATCCTTATGAAAAGAACCGGCCGTTGGTCATCATCTGCTCATTGCTGATCGTGGCTACATTTTTCGGCTTCAGCCATATTAAATTCAACCAGAACATCTCTGACCTGAATTTTGTGCCTGAGGAAATCAAGGAAAACGAAAAAAAGCTGGAGAAACTGTCCGACATTACCGAGAAATCGATACACGTAGTTTCTTACGGATCCACCTCAGCTGAAGCTGTTGATAAAAATACAAAGCTTTTGTCATTCCTCAAAAATCAGCAGAAAAGCGGAAAGATCCTGAGTTTTCAGTCGGTAGGTGAAGTTTTACTTTCCGAACAGGAACAAAAGGCGAGGACAGACCGTTGGAACCAGTTCTGGACCCCTGAAAGAAAATCAGACGTCATTTCGCAGATGAAAATCAGCGGAGCTACCCAAGGATTTAACAGCTCAGCCTTCACTGAATTTGAGGAAATGCTGAACAGAAACTATCAGCCACTTTCACTAGACGATTATTCCAATTTACCTGCGCTGCAGCTATCGGAATTCTATAATTTCAAAAAGGGAATGCATACCCTTTCCACTGTTGTGAAGGTAGATGAAGGACAGCGGGACCAATTTATCCGCAGCGTAGAGAAACGCAATGAGGTGCTCGCCATAGACCGGCAGCAGATAAACGAAAATTTTCTTGGTTTGCTGAAGGATGACTTCAACAGCCTCATCAATTATTCGCTGATTGCCGTAATTCTCATATTTCTGATATTTTTCCGGAATATAGACCTTACTGTGATGGCTGTGATTCCGATTATACTTTCAGGTATCGTTACGGCGGGAATTCTTTATTTTCTGGGTCTGGAACTCAATATATTCAGCACAATTGTTTGTACCCTCATCTTCGGTGCCGGGGTAGACTTTAATATATTCCTTACACAGGCACTTCAAAAAGAGATCAGCACCGGAAAAGACCAGCTGCCGCTTTACAGGGTTTCCATCATTCTGGCACTAATCACTACGGTTTTAGCAGTGGGAGCACTGATTTTTGCAAAGCATCCGGCGCTGCATTCCGTATCCACGGTGGCACTTGTGGGAATGGTGGCTGTGGTGGTGATATCCTTTGCCATGTATCCGCTAATGTTCGGATACATCCGCCAACGCTCGCAAAAAGGTCTGATGCCTGTAACAGTTAGGGTGCTGCTTAATTCCGTATTCTCTCTTCTTATTTACGCTTTTGGCGGAATTATTTTTGGAATTATTGCACCGTTCTTCAGCGGCAGAAATCAGGGAAAGCTAAAGAAATTGGTAGCTTCCTACCTCACAATGGTACTTCACACCAATCCCTTTGTCCGGAAAAGAGTAGTTAACCAAACTGGCGAAATGTTTGAAAAGCCTGCCGTGGTTATCGCCAATCACACTTCGTCGCTGGACACCCTATCCATGGCCATGACGACACATAAGTTACTGTTTTTCGTTAATGACTGGGTGTATAATTCACCTGTTTTCGGCCGACTGGTGCGCTGCCTGGGCTTCTTTCCCGTCTCGGAAGGTCTGGAGGGCAATATTGACCGCTTAAAAGAAAAAGTTGCGCAGGGATATTCGCTGATGATTTTTCCTGAAGGTGAGCGTTCAACAACAAATTCCATTCAGAGATTCCATAAAGGTGCATTTTATCTGGCCGAAAATCTTAAACTGGACATTTTGCCGGTTTATGTACATGGCACGTCCGAAGTAATGCCCAAAGGCGACCTGTTTATTCATGACGGAAGTATAACCGTGATTACCGGCAGACGAATTGCATGGGACGATGTTTCGCTTGGGGTTACCTATCAGCATAGAGCCAAAAAAATAAATGCTCTGTTCCGTGAGAAGTTTTCCGAACTTAGTAAGGAACTCGAAGATGAGGATTATTTCACACCAAAGATCCTGATGAACTATCACTATATGGAGAAGGAAATCGTGAAAGAAGTCCGTGGCGACTGGAAGCAGAATAAAAAGCTGTACCACGAGCTGAACAAGTGGATCGGCCCAAAAGACCGTATACTTCATATTTCCGCGGACTATGGGCAGCTGGACATGCTTCTGACACTTCAGGAGGCGGGCCGCCAGATTAATTCCTACAATCTTGATGTGGAAAAAAGGGATACCGCAAGACAAAGCTATCTGCTGCAAAGGCGGAAAATCCAGTATCGGGACTCTTTGGACCATCTTGAAACCGTTCCGGATGTTTTGCTGATCAGTGATGTAAGCTTTAACCTCGATCAACTCGCTGTACTTCCACCGCGAATCATATTCCTGAACAGACCGGAGGTGCAGGCTCCGGCCGGCTATGCAACTGCAGAGGGAAAAGATGGGCTTACCGTCTTTAACATAATGGATTAA